The Stigmatopora argus isolate UIUO_Sarg chromosome 1, RoL_Sarg_1.0, whole genome shotgun sequence genome segment aaatgtgttagattgaagggaaaatctttaagaaaaatcatcgcacgtggtatttctgagataccgtataaatccaaaagcacattattagggtcaacatcatagggaattaattcatccagtaatggttgttttcttactgcaaaacagaaaataaccaacaaatagtaaatgttactttgccgaaatctactggtgaaatagtatagcaagtcttgtgcgcatataaaccgtgcccttgattcagtcatcatttttttgagttacaaattcggcttatatgcgagaaaatacggaaattgaaaaaaatgacaaagtttgACAAACAAAATTTTAGGGCTACCACGACTAAGCCACAACTAATCGATTATCAACAGAATCGATGACCATTTTAAATGTCAGGTCATCATTTGGAGAAGTACCTTACTGCACAGAATAACAATTCAATTAGGCAGGCAATTGTTAAATCCATCAGAATTCAAACATGAACATTTGGCttaaaaatagtaaaattaTGAAATGTAAGAAGATTCAAGAGCCAGTTTTAGGTGAATACATCCTGTCGACTGTGTTGCAGTGAGGTTTCTGGCCTGGAGGCAGAGCTTCAGAAGGTGACGGACGCGCTCCTGGATGACTTCCTTGAgcctgaaaaaaacaacttgatTCGCCCCGCTGTCTAGCTCCGACTCCATCATGATGTTCTTTCCCGTTTCattatcattaaatatttaGAGCGGCTTACAGTTGCTTTGGCGAGAGACAAATCGAAAGTAAATTGTTTACATGCGTGAAGCGTGAAAAGATGAttattcctttatttatttttctaacatTTCTGCTTCCGTGTCCACAAATATTTCACGTTCCGCAATAAAGCTGGCAAAGTTGAAAGACTGAAATGTTGTTTCAATATGTGGAACGTAACTTAAGAGAGCCCATGGGTCAAACTTTGGTACAttctgaaatattttaaatttgggGACATTTTTTACCCTCATCATGATTTCAGGTGTAAAGAATAatatttgtggattttttttatattgccgTTAAATGTCAAAACTGATGAAATTAAACCTAAAGAGTGgctaaatcacaaaataatttgttccaataAATCGTGTGCTTATGGCGTCACGTCCAAGTGCATCAATATTTGAGTTGTGGTTAACGATCAACACAACTGTCCTTTTTAGCTCCAATGTAGCGCCAACTATCAATCATCGTGCTCGGCGAATACACCAGGTAGGATAACTCCTATTTACGCGAATAATGTTGAAACATTGAATGGAGTAGCAAATGTTTTAGCAGAATGAGTTTTGTGTTATTGCAAGAGGTTGCATGGTAACATATATTTTGGCAATTATTTGACAAGATAGGGATGCCGATGTCAAAATGACATTACGACATTGAaacatggtgcagaggttttcCCCCTCCTTTGGTTAAGCTAAGACCTAAACAttggtaaataaaaatgaatgtaaagtACTATGATCAAACGCAAATACTGGAAATGTTTCCTCGGGCAGTCAGGACAGTCAAACAAACCAACATACCTATAGTTCAATTTTATTCTCCAACCAGCCATTCAATCATCCGTTACCACATGTATCCTTGTTTTCTTACTCACTACCAACACAGTTGAACGACCTATCTGTATATTGATTCTTCCTTATTTTCTTCCAACCACTCAAGCTTCTTATTTGTCCATCCTATAAAGCAGTGTTCTCACCAACTGACCTATCGACCGGCCTAACCGTAGTGTCGTACTGAAAACCACAGTATCCGAGATGAAGACTTGCCCGAGACCAGATCTCACCAAGATGACAATAAAATCTTTGCAAGTCGAGGCAGAGACAAGACACAGACCATGAAAAGCCCACATATGAGTTTTTTGTTAACTTGCCCAAGATTGCCCTAACCACTTTTTCCACAATACCACATCAATGAATCTGAGAAAATAGTAGACCATTGCTGTTCTTGACCAAAAATACGCCTCTCTGGCTAGGTCAAGACTTTTGGGCGTCGAGACTGAGACAAGACCAGAACCCTCAAATGTGATCTTGAAACCGATCTTTTGTTAAACCATTACCTAAGTGCCCACCTATTCATCCAGATGGACTGAACCACCAACCTGTGCCCACCCGTTCCTCCATCCTCCATCCTTTCAAGCCAGGGCCAGGACTCGCACTCTATCGCTCGTGCTGATAGAACCTCTCGATCGTAGGCTCCTGGGCTTCAACCGACCCCGGCTATAAGGCGGTCCTGCCTACTACTAATCAGCTGGCACAACTAATGTTCTTTACAAGCTTACCGACATACTAGCACCTAACAGAGGACTAAATCAGGTGGCTAAACGAGGTCCTGTATTCGCATCTCGGTTGCAGACATGTTGATGTCTGTCGTCAACACAGCCACGCTACTGCTATTCAGCGCCGTAGCGATAGAGAGCACAGGTAAGGATTGACGGGGCGCTCATAAATCCAATGGTTCATACAAACATCTCTCGTCCGTAGTGTTCCTGCAACGTGCCTCGGCCGGGCAGCTCCTGCGCTCGTCCGTGGCCAACAGGATGCGCCGGGCTAATTCCAAGCTCCTGGAAGAGATGTTTCCGGGAAACCTGGAGCGGGAATGCTTTGAGGAACGCTGCTCTCAGGAGGAGGCCGCCGAGATCTTCCAGTCCCAGGAGAAAACAGTGAGACCTGCTTTCTTCTCTCAGGACACTGCTATGATTTGTTACTATGTTCTGCCGTCGCCCAACAGCTGGAGTTCTGGTTCCGGTACACGAGTGAGTCCACCTCATGGAAGAAGCGATGACCGTGACACTCGTGCCTCgttgaagaaaacatttttgcttTCACAGACTTGAATCCATGTGGGAGCAATCCATGCTTGAACGGCGGCAAGTGCATGCTGGAGCGAGGAGACTTCCACTGTCTGTGCCCGCCTAATTACCACGGCAGCACTTGCCAATTGGGTATCCACAGCAAACGCTTGCCTATTTTACCTACAAGAATCTGTTGTTTTTCGACATTTTCTTCGCCGTATGTAAAATGAATCTCAAATTCTTTGTTAAAACCGTATTCATAATACATTTGGATTGGGCATGGGTCGATGTACCACACTTGGGCCCCCCTGTTTACCCTTAGCGCGTGTCCCTGAAGTGTGTGCAAACGTCCATGTACATTTGTCTGTCTCTACGTGTGCCTGCAGAATTGGTGTCCTGCAGTTACAAAAATGGCGGCTGCCTGCAGTACTGTACAAACTTGCCAGGGGGGGTTGGTGTTGAGTGCGGATGTGCTGAGGGCTTCCAGTTGGATTCTGATGGAAAAAGCTGCTCCGAGACAGGTACCACGTCACACACATCTGTGACATCTCTCCCTGTGgccaacacagacacacacagatacacatcCTCACCTATGCAACTACTTTAAGAGTCTTCTCCATTCACTCAGTGGAGTTTCCTTGCGGGGTCAAACGGGCCATGTTGCTCCAGCGAGGTCGCTCCTTCTGGAGCCTCTCCAATGAAGTTAACTTCACTTCGGAAGCAGACATCATCTTAGATGATGGCAACTTCACCATGGAAACCGACACCGCACTGGAAGAAACCAATGTCACAGTGGAAATGAACACCGTTCTGGATGACGCCGTCAACTGGACACACAGCGCTAGCAAACCAATCAAACCTCGCATTGTGGGAGGGGACTTGGAGAGACTAGGTGGAAGTCCCTGGCAGGTGAGGAGATTTATGTTATCGGAAGCATTACATTTCAGGGATGGGAACTTTAATGTTTCTGGTGGGGGAAAAGCTCAGtttctttgggaaaaaaatggaagactgcattcattcactttctgaaccgcttaaccgAATGGAAGACTTGAGTCTTAGATTTTGTTTGCAGAAGCCATAAGAAGTAAGACTCACCTGTTCCGCCCGCAGGTTCTCATACATCGCGCTGACGGTTTTGGCTTTTGTGGAGGCACGCTGGTGGCCGATCGTTGGGTGGTCTCAGCTGCGCACTGCTTCCAGCAGACTGCTCACTACGTCACAATAGGTCAAAAACTCACGCTACTACCACGTAGCATCAACAGGGCCTTGTATTAGCTACATGCTGCCTATAATTATGTATCCGCTGCATGAATTCTGCGTGCAGGAGACTACGACAAACGGCGTCACGATTCAGGCGAACAAAAAATTGCAGTCAAGCAGGTTCTCCTTCATCCTCATTTCCATGAGTTTACAATGGACAGCGACTTGGCTCTCCTCTACCTTGACCGGACAGTCGTCAGGGGTCCCACTGCCATTCCTGCCTGCCTTCCAGACCCCCACCTGTCCAAATATCTACTCAGGGTAAGCCCAAGGCAGCAAGCGTATATTCACTGTGTCATTATCAAATTGTCTTTTGCAATGCAAGGACAGTTTGGCGGGCAAAACTTTGTTTGGACGAGACACATTTACTTTCTTTTAAATGGACTATAATTTGGTGATCTTAAAAGTtctgaaattatttttccaTAGCACAAAACCACTGTTTTCTGAACCGTTGGGTGACTTTGAATAATCTGTGCACGTCAAATTAGTTTATAATTACCGTAAATTTGCTACATATTTCCGTTAGCTTGTCTGGAGTTTTGCACACAGTATGCTAGCATTAACTAGCCGACAATTGATGTCAACACTATAACATGGTTCGGGTGAACATTTTCcggtttaaatatacaaataaaccTTTTGTTTTAGGAAAACAACCGCGGGTTGGTGACAGGATGGGGTGCCACCCAATACCTACGCCGGTCCTCTCGATTCCTGAGGAAGGTAGCGCTCCCGGTGGTCAATCACCGCACCTGCACGCAGTCTACCGAGCAGGTGAGTGTTAGCTACACGCTAGCATTATTACCCAGATATTAATGGTGTATTCCTACTTTCCCTTTAGGTGATCACGGACAACATGTTCTGCGCAGGATACGTGGATGCAAGCATGGACGCGTGCAGCGGCGACAGCGGCGGTCCCTTCGTCGTCCACTACCGGGGAACCTGGTTTCTTACAGGTGTGATCAGCTGGGGTGAACGTTGCGCCGCCACTGACAAATATGGCATCTTCACACGCCTGGGAAATTTCCTGAGCTGGATAAGGACCACCATGAACAGTGTGGACCGCAATGCCACACGGAGCTAAGGTTTCGGTTGTTTCACTAAGTGGAGGTGTGTCCAAACTACGTTCCACGGGCCAACTCCTGCCCAGTTTTTGTTAGCCTGCAGCAAATGAtggaaatatcattgaatattgCCCGCACAAGAAGCCTTGAATTTAGCCGACTTTGGACTTCTTAGCTTTAGCACGAGATGAAGTTACAGTCACCTAAACTCTGGCTCTCCATTAACTTAGGGCACTGGTGTCAACCTGGGGGCCAGGTCCGGGCCTCCCCATCATTTTTTGTGACCCactaaagtaaatcatgtgtgtggGCTTCATGTTTTATGATAAAAGTCAAATGGAAATTATAGATGCGTCTATACGTAGAGAGagaaaattttgttttttttccttccttttgtTTAAGGATATATTAAACAAATAAGTACAtgtttgaatacaaaaaaatctcatcactttttttcatttagaaaatTTCGAAAAACCTAAAATAAGTCAATTAAAACAACTTGtgctttaatttaatttacaaaaagaaagataaatgattaaaaaatataagtaATATATGTTTACGtaccaaagggaaaaaaaaactactaatctacgttttaaaaaaaaacctataatatttagttttttgttgttgtttttttaattaatggtgCTGATCAAAGTGACAGTGATGCAATTCAATAGGAAACCATGCTGGCCGTCTGTTCTCGGACCGTCGCCTTGGAAACCGAAGGGGGCAAGGGGTGCTGGGTAtcggtgttttttcttttcttttttttctttttatcggCGTCAAGGCGGCCATGGCAGCGGCGCGGCGACACAAGCGTCTGCTGCTGAGTTTCGGAGGCACCGTGGCGGCTTGCTGCGCCTTGGCGGCCGCCGTGTCCGCCGGACTTCCTCGCTGGCTGGACGCTTTGGTTCTCTGCTCGACCGGAGCCGAACTTGTCAACGCCACCAGGAGCGAACTGGACAAGTTCGTAGGCCGACTCGCTTACGGACTTTTCCACGGAGAAAGAGTCAAGACCTGCGGGCTCGGTGGCAGGACCTCGCGATTCTCAAGTAATACCATTAAGAGATTATATGTACTATTACCTTATGATTTAGGAAACTGTTCTGTatatttgggtcattttttttaattaggagACAAATGCGCAAGTTATAGTTGTCTTGACACAAACTGTAATTTTTATTGAgatttaaaatatatctatataaatatagatatattttttaatctctctctctctctcgctatatatatatatatatatatatatatatatatatatatatatatatatatatatatatatatatatatatatatatatatatatatatataaattagaaACTTTGTTTATCGTCCACTCCCAACAATATTGCCATGGCAGATTAAATTGTAGTATGCGTACATGCATATGTGTACTGTGTACTCCTATATACTTTATACGAAGTGAACGCACGGCATGCGTGCATGTATTTCAGTGTTGAACATGCCACTGTTAAAGTTTCACCTCATCAATAATAAAAGACAGCAAGCGCTTCAATTATTGAAAATCTTCTCAATGTTAAGACATCAATGTCATATACATGTAGCGTTTGTGATTAGTTTGAAAAATGCAAGGGATTCAATTTAGGATTTCTCTTTACCTCTAAGAGtagcttttttttggtttgttttgtttttagttgtgAAGCTTCTTTGGTCACTCTCTTGACCACGACATTTTAGGGGTGGACAGGCACACTGTTTATTGTCTTCTTCCCGGTTTATGTGAGAGCAGTGATCCATCTCTAACATTTTCTCAATGACATTCTGTGTTTCTGCCTCAGTGCTTCATAACTCGACAAACTACTTTGGCCGCAACACTAATTTTCTACTGTCGACGTGTCTTCAGTttcgttcattttttaaaatgcaaaatagtTAAAAATTCAGTTCTCAGATTATTATAGTAACTGCATCATTTCAGTAATGAAATTTCAAAGTAACATGATCCTAATCCAGGTGCATCTTTAATACTTCAAAGATTAAAAcatgaggattaaaaaaaatcaaaacattctTGTCGTGTGTTTAAAAGTATgccttttttcagtgttttcagAGTTATTGGACGCCATCCCAGCAGGTCTTCATGTGACCATCATTTTCTTCTGTGGCGCGTTGATTGTCTTCTCCTCCGTATCCAGCGGCTTCTTCTTTTTCAACGCCTTTGGACGTCCTTATGAGACACTGCACGGGCCTCTGGGACTTTACTTGTGGACGTCCATCTGCTGTGAGCATTTCTGATGAAAACGATCTTTCGGAATATCGTTCAGAGTTCTCAAGTTGACGCAGCATTTGTTGAAGTGTCCTGGAATACTCAAACAATCCTTGGGTTTCATAAATTTCGTTTAGAAAAGGCAAAACGCTTGACAACAAGTTTTGAATTAGCAGCACGTTGCTCTGAAAACATTGACATTCATCTATGGACTTTGTCTCCTGGCAGGTGCGTGCAGCTTCATGGTGGTGGTTCTATTCGTCTCGGAGGTGAAGGTTGAGCGTCTGTCTGAGCGCATCGCCAACTTTGAGGAGGTGACCTTCAGGTTCCAAACGCACGGCGAACGTTACGATGTCTGTTTCTGGATCGTCCTCCTTGTCTTTTTTCTGCACGCGTTCAACGTGGCCGTGATACGCCTGGCCGGGATGAACTTCCCTTTCCGGCGTGGAAAAGACTCGGAGCCTGGTGGGGGCGCTGCCGACCTCATGTACTGAAGAATCTAAGAGCAAAGAATATTACACCCGTACCTTGATTTACGAGTTGAATTGATAAGGCTTGTAACTCAATTTACTTCAATTGCAAATCAGTATTCCCCATTGATATTCAAATGCCATTATTCCTTTCGAGCCAccgaaataacacatttttataacggtcgtttaaaaaaagaaagaaagatcaGCACCGTTTAAAGAAGGTAAAATAAAGACGTCGTAGGAGTACCTTTAAGGGGCGTGGCCTGTGATGGACGTCAGAACATGGCAAGCCAGTTTTCATGTAAGCTTCTGCACATGACACTGGGCATTACTGTAACTCTTTGCAAGAGTCCTTATTTGTATTTGACTGTTTAAGTAACTATTTTTCTTTGCTGTCATTTAAGACCAATACTAAATTGTTCAATTTTCCCTCACTTATTGTATATGTTGGCATCCCTGATATGTATCTACCGTCTATGCTCCAGTATTATACACATCGTAGCTAGTACGTGGGATCTTAAACATTTACTGAAATCCACTATATGTACATTGTTTGTGTAACGAGTCAattattgaactttttttctttttcctctgaGAGACGTTTCGGAAAAATCAAGTGATGTAAGGATCGGAAtcgaaatttttatttttatttttaaaggattgAGTTTTAAAAacgtatacatttttaaaaagtaactcACCGGATTCCATTCATATTCTCTTGcacatattattttttgttcactttCAATTGGTTTGATCGCATGAGTAATAAATGCAACATTCTTAATAAATAATATCtattatttataataaataatataaataatatagaCAATATTGTCTTTTGTGGTTGGCTTGTGCTCAGTACACTtaaggtggtggtggtgaggaGTGCCTATTCGGCCATGGCACCATGTAGGCTAGAACCGCCACTGGCtatattcaattatattttcataatttgctgcaGGCAAATAAATCCTTGGTAGCGGACTGCAGTTGGctcgtagtttggacacccctggcctaTTGTGACTGGTGACCAATCAGTTGTTTGTCATATTTGTCTTGACATTGGCTGGCAGGAAGGTGCGAAAAATTATATTCCTCATAACAAAATCAAAGTGAAGCGACCAATACGAGGTCACCAAAATGACAGCTTCAGTTTTGATCGATTTTATAAAAATGAACGGGAAAGCCTGCCGCTTTGCCTGGTGGGGCGACGTCTGCAAAGCAGTCCATATTCATCCGCGCTAACCAGCGTGATACGCCTTCCACTGCAAGCAATAGTCCTTTCGAATTTTCTAAACAGCCCACTGAATAATCTTCGAATGCCACAAATATGTCTGACTGCGATTAATAAACAATGTCCTGAATTTGTTAGTACCCTAGTGTAGGGGGTACAAATCGTTTGGAACAGACCAATAAATACGACCCTCCCGCACGACGGGAACCGAGCAGTCTCAATAGCGCCCAACTAGAATGAAGCTAGAATTACCTCTTAGGGAGGTAATTCTATTTAGCAACGCAACGTTGAAGGGCGCCTATCTACTCGCAACTATACGGTAAGGAAAAAACGGAAAGATATTCAATCGatttggttgtttttatttcattcagggAGTTCGTTTGGGCAGCCTTGTGGATCTTTAGGCCCTCGAGGTCCCCAGTTGAGCTCCCGAGAATGCCTGATGTAAAAGGACGTTTGCCTGATGTAAAATGGCGACGCGGCGCAGGCAGGATCAAGGGCAGCTAGCCCAAAAGCTACTCCGTGCTAAAGTGTGCTAGTTCAGCACTCCagttttggacatggtttgcaaacaaacacatttgtcGAATCCATCGAAAACTATTGTCCCAAAGCCTTAAAATAAAGGTTTCCTCAAGTGTTTAATTTTAGGACAACAATGTCCGGTAATGTGAGAGTAAGACGACAACCGTTTGATTCCAGTGTGTCGTTAAAGCCCAAACAAACAATATATACGCTTTATTGTTTCCTGGTGATAATGCGACAATGCTTGGAACACATTAAGTACTGGAAAATTTCAACATTGAACTTAGATTTCTACTTCATTGTCAACAAACGGTTCATTCAACCCAGTCGTTTTCAAAGTTATGATACCAAATGCCACGTAACCACTTTTCTCTCCCACATTTGAATATCGAATCGTTTTTGGCCCAAGTTTTCTCTAAGAACGAGGCAGTTTTTAAGTCCAACAAAGTAGAGAAATTAAACGCTAACTCATTACCGTTGTAACATTCGCAcagattaaaatgtgttttaaaacgcAGAAAAAAGTGTTCCTCTGTAGTGATGCAACTGGTTCAACAAACGCTATTGCATATAGAAGTAAGAAAAGGTTGCCACCAAATTACAATAGCAATCAAACTTAAAATTGAACAAACTATAGCCTACTTAGTTAGCACTTACACATGGATTTTTAGGGGCATACCAGCTTTAACCTGAACTTCAAGTCAAGTTGGAATGATTGGACTTCAAATTGGGGCTGAAAATTTAGCAGGGTCAACTGTGTTTAACCCATTATGCAACACACACTTTGTTTCCAATAGAAGCATGGAATACAAAAATACTTGTGTGGTATTCAGTACAAAATCAGCTTGTGTGTGACAAAACTGTAGGCCAGATCACATTTTATAAACAATACAGATATAATACACACAATCCCAAAGGGTTTCGGACTGAAGGGGTATATACCTTTATAACTTTTGTTTTAGTCTTGCAGACAGATTAAACATGAATACACTGTGCACACTCATCATAAAGTatattgttttgtaaaaaaaacttattgAACGGATTTGTTTTTGCAAAGGTAAAACTCTTGTCGAATGACAGAATTGCACATAAAATAACTGTCAAATTATAGCCCTATTTTATTGTAATATATCTTACTTGTCCGAGAAGAGGTTAATCTTTgggtgtgtttttcagaggtgATGGATTCGGAAGAGAATGAGGTGGAAAGCAGTAGCGATGCAGGCCCCTCAGGGATGGAAGAGCCGTCCGAAAGCGGCATGGGCATGGAGTCATCGGAGGCCATGTCGGCAGACAGCAGTGACACTGCCTCCTCTCACACGCAGCCGCCCGAGTCGGACTGTCACGTGGGACAGAGCTCTGAGGGACTCGTGGTAATACTTCTAAACTGATTGGGGAGAAGTTATCATAGACAGCTTGAAAGTTCTGTGGTTGTGGGTTTGAATCTCCGCTCCTGtcgtgtttgcatgtttttgccaGAATTGTATTATATTGCGCCAGGCCACTATTACTTTATTATCAACGCAATCTTTACCTGTGCTGAAATGATGCACAACAAGTAAATGACTCTCATGTATCATTGGACAACAAGAACCTCAAAATTGATTCAAAAATGTGTGCGTGGGGTCTCTAAATTCATTATGTTGGTGTTTAACAGGCTAACTATTGACGTTTGTTACCTGTGACCTTCTCAAGGTCTTCATTCCAGAGACCAGCTCCAGCACGGACGTCCGAGTTTCCTCTGTTCACCTCCCAGACTCCTCCTCGGTGGCCCAGTCCACCAGCGTGTCCAGCGTTTCCACGGTGACTCAGTCGGTCCTGGTGTCTGAATCGGCCCAAGTGCTCGTTCACTCCAGCGCTGCGTCTGAAGGCGCCATGATGGTGTCAGACTCAACTGCCTCTACCTCGTCCGACTTGGGCTCGGCCATCGACAAGATAATTGAGTCCACCATCGGTCCTGACATCATGAATGGTAACTCCATGTTCCTAATGTCGCCACCGGCTGAACAATTTAAATGTAGAGTTTGGGATGCTAGAAAAGGCTATTCACTACTTCACACTACTTTTCCCATAGGTTGCATTGCTGTAACAAGTGCAGACGACAGGGATGCCGAACCAACCCAATATCTCATACTACAAGGTCCAGAcgataatatttatttttaatgtgcgtGTTTGTTAAAACAGTCGCGTCCAAACTACTGCTTGAATCAGTTGAGGCCGACACTTCATATTTTTTCCACAACCAATTAAACTGAAAACAGTACTGTGGCTTGTCTGATACTCTGAGTTTCTTGTAAATCCTGGACGACTCGCTTTAGCCGGAGAAGTGGAACAagctaccgtaattactcgaatataacacgcagatttttcctatataattaattccaatagttgggggtgcgtgttataatcaataacaattttttttttttttttttttgtgtcttgttacatggcccttagcctggtgctttttcttgccaaataaattgaattgaaattgaattgaataaaataaattacaaattttcgatcgaaaaaagcattgtcaaactcactttgacgcacggattttacgtcatctcgtaaagccaatcggatgatgtgttgtgggaggaagaggaagtggatgaaggaagcgtggacgttgataggattctcaacgaagagatgtatgagaggacagacaaagagagagaggaactcttcatttgaaggattctaatgaataaatttgtttgaacaaaacaatcgtgaaacgaa includes the following:
- the LOC144078672 gene encoding coagulation factor X, which translates into the protein MLMSVVNTATLLLFSAVAIESTVFLQRASAGQLLRSSVANRMRRANSKLLEEMFPGNLERECFEERCSQEEAAEIFQSQEKTLEFWFRYTNLNPCGSNPCLNGGKCMLERGDFHCLCPPNYHGSTCQLELVSCSYKNGGCLQYCTNLPGGVGVECGCAEGFQLDSDGKSCSETVEFPCGVKRAMLLQRGRSFWSLSNEVNFTSEADIILDDGNFTMETDTALEETNVTVEMNTVLDDAVNWTHSASKPIKPRIVGGDLERLGGSPWQVLIHRADGFGFCGGTLVADRWVVSAAHCFQQTAHYVTIGDYDKRRHDSGEQKIAVKQVLLHPHFHEFTMDSDLALLYLDRTVVRGPTAIPACLPDPHLSKYLLRENNRGLVTGWGATQYLRRSSRFLRKVALPVVNHRTCTQSTEQVITDNMFCAGYVDASMDACSGDSGGPFVVHYRGTWFLTGVISWGERCAATDKYGIFTRLGNFLSWIRTTMNSVDRNATRS
- the clrn1 gene encoding clarin-1 produces the protein MAAARRHKRLLLSFGGTVAACCALAAAVSAGLPRWLDALVLCSTGAELVNATRSELDKFVGRLAYGLFHGERVKTCGLGGRTSRFSMFSELLDAIPAGLHVTIIFFCGALIVFSSVSSGFFFFNAFGRPYETLHGPLGLYLWTSICCACSFMVVVLFVSEVKVERLSERIANFEEVTFRFQTHGERYDVCFWIVLLVFFLHAFNVAVIRLAGMNFPFRRGKDSEPGGGAADLMY